From a single Candoia aspera isolate rCanAsp1 chromosome 10, rCanAsp1.hap2, whole genome shotgun sequence genomic region:
- the HTR1D gene encoding 5-hydroxytryptamine receptor 1D → MNLYNLSADLTFQGMANKSLNASDMTEDWDEGTLLGLKVLLAAALTVITLSTMLFNIFVIITIILTRKLHTPANYLIGSLAVTDLLVSILVMPISIVYTVTRLWTFGQIMCDIWLSSDITCCTASILHLCIIALDRYWAITDALEYTKHRTAGRAAVMIAVVWILSICISIPPLFWRQGKAHELATCTVNTDQISYTIYSTCGAFYIPTVLLVILYGRIYITARSRILNPPSLYGKRFTTAQLITGSASSSLCSVTSNLHEGPSQPQSSPVIINHVRIKIADTVLERKRILAARERKATKTLGIILGAFIFCWLPFFVGSLINPICQGACWPLRILMDVFTWLGYLNSLINPIIYTVFNEDFKQAFQKIMHFKKCS, encoded by the coding sequence ATGAACCTGTACAACCTGTCTGCAGACTTGACTTTCCAGGGTATGGCCAACAAATCCCTCAATGCCAGTGACATGACAGAAGACTGGGACGAAGGGACATTGCTAGGCCTAAAGGTTTTACTGGCAGCAGCCCTGACTGTGATCACATTGTCCACCATGCTCTTCAACATATTTGTGATCATCACAATTATCCTAACCAGAAAACTCCACACTCCTGCCAATTATCTCATTGGCTCCCTGGCTGTGACAGACCTCCTGGTGTCCATCCTGGTCATGCCAATCAGCATTGTGTACACAGTCACCCGCCTGTGGACCTTTGGCCAAATCATGTGCGATATCTGGTTGTCCTCAGACATCACCTGCTGCACAGCCTCCATCCTGCATCTTTGCATCATTGCTTTGGACAGGTACTGGGCCATCACAGATGCTCTGGAATACACCAAGCACCGGACGGCGGGCCGAGCTGCTGTCATGATTGCTGTGGTTTGGATTCTCTCCATTTGCATCTCTATCCCACCTCTTTTCTGGAGACAAGGCAAGGCTCATGAGCTAGCCACCTGCACGGTCAATACAGATCAGATCTCCTACACAATCTATTCGACCTGTGGTGCCTTCTACATCCCAACCGTGTTGCTCGTCATCTTGTATGGCAGGATTTACATCACTGCTCGATCTCGAATTCTGAACCCCCCATCTCTCTATGGGAAGCGCTTCACCACGGCCCAGCTCATCACGGGCTCTGCGAGTTCTTCTCTCTGCTCcgttacttccaaccttcatgaGGGACCTTCCCAGCCCCAGAGCTCTCCAGTGATTATCAATCACGTGAGGATCAAGATAGCTGATACTGTCCTTGAAAGAAAGCGGATTTTGGCTGCCCGAGAAAGGAAAGCCACCAAGACCCTGGGGATTATTCTGGGCGCCTTCATTTTTTGCTGGCTGCCATTCTTCGTGGGGTCTTTGATCAACCCTATTTGTCAAGGAGCCTGTTGGCCTCTTCGTATCCTGATGGACGTTTTCACCTGGTTGGGGTACCTGAACTCACTGATTAACCCCATTATATATACTGTCTTTAATGAAGATTTCAAGCAGGCATTTCAGAAAATAatgcactttaaaaaatgctCCTAA